A genomic segment from Paraburkholderia hayleyella encodes:
- the ppx gene encoding exopolyphosphatase produces the protein MAQPPLLLAAVDLGSNSFRLIVGRVEETGAGSQIYPVDALRETVRLAAGLSGDKLLDQASQVRGWDALKRFGERLRDFHPEHVRAVATNTLRIAKNAADFLHEAEAALGFPIEVIAGREEARLIYAGAAHSVPASPGKRLVVDIGGGSTEFIIGAHYTPLQMESLYIGCVSHSRTFFPAGNVDAYTMRQAELAAAREIQIIASEYKKTGWDQAIGSSGTARALAELIEANGFNDSGVTHGISRGGLERLKRALLKAENVNRLKLVALKADRIPVLAGGLSIMLAVFDELDIRYVDTTDGALRLGVLYDLLGRSQHEDMRTVTVEGCMRRYGADRAQVRRISELALHFYNQFTEPDAERRAESLMFLGWAAALHEIGLSISHSAYHKHSAYITSHADMPGFSRTDQARLAALVLGHVGKLGKLAQAREVEWRLLFCLRLAVLLCRRRADNGLPEIQVAEAHGGYEVRIPGRWVKHNPLTDYSLIQEAAEWEKVRMPYRVVYGD, from the coding sequence ATGGCTCAACCTCCGCTTTTGCTGGCCGCCGTCGATCTTGGCTCGAACAGTTTCCGGCTGATTGTGGGCCGGGTCGAGGAAACCGGGGCTGGCAGCCAGATCTATCCTGTCGATGCGCTGCGCGAAACGGTACGCCTCGCGGCCGGGCTCTCAGGCGACAAACTGCTCGATCAGGCTTCCCAGGTGCGCGGCTGGGATGCGCTGAAACGCTTCGGCGAACGCTTGCGCGATTTCCATCCCGAGCATGTGCGGGCGGTGGCGACCAATACGTTGCGCATTGCCAAGAACGCCGCTGATTTTTTACATGAAGCCGAGGCCGCGTTGGGTTTTCCGATCGAAGTCATCGCGGGCCGGGAAGAAGCCCGGCTGATTTATGCCGGTGCCGCGCATTCGGTGCCCGCCAGCCCTGGCAAACGGCTGGTGGTTGATATTGGCGGCGGCTCGACCGAGTTCATCATCGGCGCGCATTACACGCCGCTGCAAATGGAAAGCCTGTATATCGGCTGTGTGAGCCATAGCCGCACGTTTTTTCCGGCGGGCAATGTCGATGCTTATACGATGCGTCAGGCCGAACTGGCGGCCGCGCGTGAAATCCAGATCATCGCCAGCGAGTACAAAAAGACCGGCTGGGATCAGGCGATCGGCTCTTCCGGCACCGCGCGGGCGCTAGCCGAACTGATCGAGGCTAACGGTTTCAATGATTCGGGCGTGACGCATGGCATTTCGCGCGGTGGGCTGGAGCGGCTCAAGCGCGCGCTGCTCAAGGCGGAGAACGTCAACCGGCTGAAACTCGTCGCGCTCAAGGCGGACCGGATTCCGGTGTTGGCGGGGGGGCTGTCGATCATGCTGGCGGTGTTCGATGAACTCGACATTCGCTACGTGGACACGACCGATGGCGCGCTGCGCCTCGGTGTGCTGTATGACCTGCTGGGCCGCTCGCAGCATGAAGACATGCGCACCGTGACGGTGGAGGGCTGCATGCGCCGTTACGGGGCCGATCGCGCCCAGGTGCGGCGCATCAGCGAGCTGGCGCTGCATTTTTACAACCAGTTCACGGAACCCGATGCCGAGCGCCGCGCCGAGAGCCTGATGTTTCTGGGCTGGGCTGCAGCGTTGCACGAAATTGGACTGTCGATATCGCACAGCGCCTATCACAAGCATTCGGCTTATATCACCAGCCATGCCGACATGCCGGGTTTTTCCCGCACGGACCAGGCGCGGCTGGCGGCGCTCGTGCTGGGGCACGTCGGCAAACTGGGCAAGCTGGCGCAGGCGCGTGAGGTCGAATGGCGGCTGCTTTTTTGCTTGCGCCTGGCCGTGCTGCTGTGCCGGCGACGTGCCGACAACGGCTTGCCCGAGATTCAGGTCGCCGAAGCCCATGGCGGCTATGAAGTGCGCATCCCTGGGCGCTGGGTGAAACATAATCCGCTGACCGATTACAGCCTGATTCAGGAAGCCGCCGAATGGGAGAAGGTGCGCATGCCTTACCGCGTGGTGTATGGCGATTAG
- the ppk1 gene encoding polyphosphate kinase 1 encodes MPPSPPLLNRELGILGFNERVLAQAADPAMPLLERLRFICITSNNLDEFFEVRIAGLLEQMGDNLGALAPDGMSLQHVYDQVAQRTHRLVQRQYALLNDTILPALEREGIHFHGTPVWDAAQTEWAHQYFTDELLPVLTPIGLDPAHPFPRVLNKSLNFVVELEGKDAFGRQALLGIVQAPRALPRLVRMPPALSGYSYGFVLLSSLLQRFINALFPDLVVRHCYPFRITRNSELFVDEDEITNLRVALQGELPARHLGNAVRLEVAADTPAHLVRRLLHESALSESDCYYITGPVNLARLMSLPEMVERPDLKFIPHTPAISPRLKNGANLFDALDQGDVLLHHPYESFQPVLELLLQAARDPSVVAIKQTIYRTGSESPLMDALMLAARNGKEVTVVVELLARFDEETNINWADQLEAVGAHVVYGVVGHKCHAKMMLIVRRVSVAGKTTMKRYIHLGTGNYHPRTARLYTDFGLMSANQALCEDVHNVFQQLTGIGGKLALRELWQAPFTLQPKLLEAIRTEADHARSGRKARVIAKMNALLEPTVIAELYAASQAGVKIDLIVRGVCALQPGVPGLSENITVRSIIGRFLEHHRIFYFHAGGEEQVYLSSADWMDRNLFRRVEVAFPVCERQLKRRVIAEGLSALLSDNQTAWLMQSNGEYVRRRTGKIARNAQLNLLAKFCPP; translated from the coding sequence ATGCCCCCTTCTCCTCCTCTGCTGAACCGCGAACTGGGCATCCTCGGGTTCAACGAGCGGGTTCTGGCGCAGGCCGCCGATCCTGCCATGCCCTTGCTCGAGCGCCTGCGGTTTATCTGCATCACCAGCAATAACCTCGATGAATTCTTTGAAGTCCGGATCGCGGGCCTGCTAGAGCAGATGGGCGACAACCTGGGGGCCCTGGCGCCGGATGGCATGTCGCTACAGCATGTTTACGATCAGGTCGCGCAGCGCACGCACCGGCTCGTGCAGCGGCAATATGCCTTGCTTAACGACACCATCCTGCCCGCGCTTGAGCGCGAAGGCATCCATTTTCATGGCACGCCCGTTTGGGACGCGGCGCAAACCGAATGGGCGCATCAATACTTCACCGATGAGTTGCTGCCCGTGCTGACGCCCATCGGGCTCGACCCAGCGCATCCGTTTCCGCGCGTGCTCAACAAAAGCCTGAACTTCGTGGTCGAGCTCGAGGGCAAGGATGCCTTCGGGCGGCAAGCGCTGCTCGGTATCGTGCAGGCCCCTCGCGCCCTGCCGCGCCTCGTGCGCATGCCGCCAGCGCTCTCGGGCTATTCCTATGGTTTCGTCTTGCTGAGTTCGCTGCTGCAACGTTTTATCAATGCGCTCTTTCCGGATCTGGTCGTGCGTCACTGCTATCCGTTTCGCATCACACGCAATAGCGAACTCTTCGTCGATGAAGACGAAATCACGAACTTGCGTGTCGCGCTGCAAGGCGAGCTGCCCGCGCGCCACCTGGGCAATGCGGTGCGTCTGGAAGTCGCCGCCGATACGCCCGCCCATCTGGTGCGCCGCCTGCTCCATGAAAGCGCGCTCTCCGAATCCGATTGCTATTACATCACGGGCCCAGTGAACCTCGCGCGCCTGATGTCCTTGCCCGAGATGGTGGAGCGGCCCGATCTGAAATTTATTCCACACACACCCGCCATCTCGCCGCGGCTGAAAAACGGCGCCAACCTGTTCGACGCGCTCGATCAGGGCGACGTCCTGCTGCATCATCCTTACGAGAGCTTCCAGCCCGTGCTGGAGCTACTGTTGCAAGCCGCACGCGATCCCAGCGTCGTGGCGATCAAGCAGACCATCTATCGCACCGGCAGCGAATCGCCGCTGATGGATGCGCTGATGCTGGCCGCACGTAACGGCAAGGAAGTCACGGTGGTGGTCGAACTGCTGGCGCGCTTCGACGAAGAAACCAATATCAACTGGGCGGACCAGCTCGAAGCCGTGGGCGCGCATGTGGTCTACGGCGTCGTGGGTCATAAATGCCACGCGAAAATGATGCTGATCGTGCGTCGCGTATCCGTTGCGGGCAAGACCACGATGAAACGCTACATCCATCTCGGCACAGGCAACTACCATCCCCGCACCGCGCGCCTGTATACCGACTTTGGCCTGATGAGCGCCAATCAGGCCTTGTGCGAAGACGTGCATAACGTGTTCCAGCAACTCACCGGTATCGGCGGCAAGCTGGCGCTGCGCGAACTGTGGCAAGCGCCCTTCACGTTGCAGCCGAAACTGCTGGAGGCGATCCGCACCGAAGCCGACCATGCGCGTTCGGGCAGGAAAGCACGCGTCATCGCCAAGATGAATGCGCTGCTCGAACCGACGGTCATTGCCGAGCTTTATGCCGCCTCGCAAGCCGGCGTGAAAATCGACCTGATCGTGCGTGGCGTGTGCGCGTTGCAACCCGGCGTGCCGGGGCTCTCCGAAAACATCACGGTGCGCTCGATCATCGGGCGTTTTCTGGAGCATCACCGGATCTTTTACTTCCATGCCGGTGGCGAAGAACAGGTTTATTTGTCCAGCGCCGACTGGATGGATCGCAACCTGTTCCGGCGCGTTGAAGTCGCGTTTCCGGTATGCGAACGGCAGCTCAAGCGACGCGTGATTGCCGAAGGCCTGTCGGCGCTGCTCAGCGACAACCAGACGGCCTGGCTCATGCAAAGCAACGGCGAATACGTACGCCGCCGCACCGGCAAAATCGCGCGCAACGCACAGTTGAATCTGCTAGCGAAGTTTTGCCCGCCTTGA
- the phoR gene encoding phosphate regulon sensor histidine kinase PhoR, which yields MNSIWARFLVFLVLLLVLCAAVAAIAGLQAALLLAVLLLLAHGLVGAFHQQRLWRLLDTPAYGEIPSASGAWGEIYYRLYRLAKRWHGQIRDVEQQHARFIQAIQASPNGVVMLDERDRIEWCNAISQAHFGLDAPRDLHQYMTHLVRQPDFVRYLNAHQYAGALLMPGMGEARHNVLSVQVIPYGERRKLVLSHDITELERTDAMRRDFVANVSHELKTPLTVLTGFLETMRELPLSVAEQQRYLALMAQQAARMQHIVSGLLVLAQLEGDSRLPGEQALEMHAVLRHLREDAENLSGGRHRITFDCDERLSVTGAESEILSALGNLVTNAIRYTPEGGAIDVSWYEVKGCATFAVSDSGLGIPMADMSRLTERFYRVDRSRSRDTGGTGLGLAIVKHVLQRHDARLEIKSEEGRGSTFTVQFPVARTVRCETPAA from the coding sequence ATGAATTCCATCTGGGCGCGCTTCCTTGTTTTCCTCGTGCTGCTGCTTGTGCTGTGTGCCGCTGTGGCGGCCATAGCTGGGCTGCAAGCGGCATTGCTCCTGGCGGTGCTGCTGCTGCTGGCGCACGGCCTGGTGGGGGCGTTTCACCAGCAGCGTCTGTGGCGCCTGCTCGATACCCCGGCGTATGGCGAGATTCCGAGCGCCTCGGGTGCCTGGGGCGAAATTTATTACCGTCTGTACAGGCTCGCCAAGCGCTGGCATGGCCAGATTCGTGATGTCGAACAGCAGCATGCGCGATTTATTCAGGCGATTCAGGCATCGCCTAACGGCGTCGTGATGCTCGACGAGCGTGACCGGATCGAGTGGTGCAATGCGATTTCGCAGGCGCATTTCGGCCTCGATGCGCCGCGCGACTTGCACCAGTACATGACGCATCTGGTCCGTCAGCCTGACTTCGTGCGCTATCTCAACGCGCATCAGTACGCCGGTGCGCTCTTGATGCCGGGCATGGGCGAGGCGCGCCACAACGTGCTGTCGGTGCAGGTAATTCCCTATGGCGAGCGGCGCAAGCTGGTGCTGTCGCATGACATCACTGAGCTCGAGCGCACCGATGCGATGCGGCGCGATTTCGTCGCCAACGTTTCGCATGAACTCAAGACACCGTTGACCGTGCTCACCGGGTTTCTTGAAACGATGCGCGAGTTGCCGCTTAGCGTGGCCGAGCAGCAGCGCTATCTGGCGCTGATGGCGCAGCAGGCTGCGCGTATGCAGCACATCGTGAGCGGCCTGCTGGTGCTGGCGCAGCTCGAAGGCGATAGCCGCTTGCCAGGTGAGCAGGCGCTCGAGATGCACGCGGTGTTGCGCCACCTGCGCGAGGATGCTGAGAATCTCTCCGGTGGGCGGCACCGGATCACGTTCGACTGTGATGAGCGCTTGAGTGTCACGGGTGCCGAAAGCGAGATTCTGAGCGCCCTGGGCAACCTCGTCACGAATGCGATTCGCTACACACCCGAGGGCGGAGCGATTGACGTGAGCTGGTACGAGGTGAAGGGCTGTGCGACGTTCGCCGTGAGCGATAGCGGGCTAGGCATTCCGATGGCTGACATGTCGCGGCTCACCGAGCGTTTTTATCGCGTGGACCGTAGCCGTTCGCGCGATACCGGTGGCACCGGGCTGGGTCTGGCGATCGTCAAGCACGTCTTGCAACGGCATGATGCGCGGCTCGAAATCAAAAGCGAAGAAGGGCGCGGCAGCACGTTCACCGTGCAGTTCCCGGTGGCGCGTACCGTGCGCTGTGAGACACCCGCGGCTTGA
- the phoB gene encoding phosphate regulon transcriptional regulator PhoB, with translation MPGSILVVEDEPAIAELIAVNLQHAGYCAIRAYNAEQAESLIRDVLPDLVLLDWMLPGCSGVAFARELRASERTRHIPIIMLTARGDERDKVLGLETGADDYVTKPFSPRELMARIKAVLRRRAPQLTEDTVVINGLRLDPATHRVAAHTVQGELRLELGPTEFRLLHFFMTHPERVHSRTQLLDQVWGDHVFVEERTVDVHIKRLRAALKPAACDAMIETVRGSGYRLAMGVS, from the coding sequence ATGCCGGGCAGCATTCTCGTCGTCGAAGACGAACCCGCGATTGCCGAGCTGATAGCGGTCAATCTCCAGCATGCGGGTTATTGCGCGATTCGCGCGTACAACGCGGAGCAGGCCGAGAGCCTGATCCGCGACGTATTGCCCGATCTGGTCCTGCTCGACTGGATGTTGCCGGGGTGCTCAGGCGTGGCTTTCGCCCGCGAGCTGCGTGCGAGCGAGCGCACCAGACATATCCCGATCATCATGCTGACCGCGCGCGGCGATGAGCGCGACAAGGTGCTGGGCCTCGAAACCGGCGCGGACGATTACGTCACCAAGCCGTTCTCGCCCAGGGAACTGATGGCGCGCATCAAGGCGGTGCTGCGCCGCCGTGCGCCGCAGCTTACCGAAGACACCGTGGTGATCAACGGCCTGAGGCTCGATCCCGCCACGCATCGGGTCGCGGCGCACACGGTGCAAGGCGAGCTCCGGCTGGAGCTGGGGCCAACCGAATTTCGTCTGCTGCATTTTTTCATGACGCATCCGGAGCGAGTGCATAGCCGCACGCAATTGCTCGATCAGGTGTGGGGCGACCATGTGTTTGTCGAAGAGCGGACCGTTGACGTGCACATCAAGCGGCTGCGCGCGGCGCTCAAGCCCGCAGCGTGCGACGCGATGATCGAAACCGTGCGCGGTAGCGGCTATCGTCTTGCCATGGGCGTTAGCTGA
- the phoU gene encoding phosphate signaling complex protein PhoU encodes MSDKHLSSQFDADLNLVSSKVLEMGGLVESQIINAMYALNHFDAEMADQVSAAEVRLNAMEIEIDEECSNIIARRQPAARDLRLLIAISKTITNLERAGDEAEKIAKRTRRLMEDGASRTINIAEIKLSGELAVSILRRALDAFARLDTVAAAQIVQDDRAIDEEFRAFVRKLISYMTEDPRSISVGLDFLFIAKAIERIGDHAKNIAEFIIYIVKGTDVRHQPHDALEREALG; translated from the coding sequence ATGTCCGACAAACATCTTTCCAGCCAGTTCGATGCCGACCTGAACCTGGTTTCATCCAAAGTGCTCGAAATGGGCGGGCTCGTTGAGTCGCAGATCATCAATGCGATGTACGCGCTGAATCATTTCGATGCCGAGATGGCCGATCAGGTGAGCGCTGCCGAAGTCCGCCTCAATGCAATGGAAATCGAAATCGACGAAGAATGCAGCAACATCATCGCGCGCCGTCAGCCTGCGGCGCGCGATTTGCGTTTGCTGATAGCGATTTCGAAGACCATCACCAACCTCGAACGCGCTGGCGACGAAGCCGAAAAAATCGCCAAGCGCACCCGGCGCCTGATGGAAGACGGCGCTTCGCGCACGATCAACATCGCGGAAATCAAGCTCTCTGGTGAGCTGGCGGTGTCGATCCTGCGGCGCGCCCTCGATGCCTTTGCCCGGCTCGATACCGTGGCAGCGGCGCAGATCGTGCAGGACGACCGTGCCATCGATGAGGAATTCCGTGCATTCGTGCGCAAGCTGATTTCGTACATGACAGAAGACCCGCGCTCGATTTCGGTTGGGCTCGATTTTCTCTTTATCGCCAAGGCGATTGAGCGCATCGGTGACCACGCTAAAAATATCGCTGAATTCATCATCTATATCGTCAAGGGCACCGACGTGCGGCACCAGCCGCACGACGCGCTTGAACGCGAAGCCCTGGGCTGA
- the pstB gene encoding phosphate ABC transporter ATP-binding protein PstB produces the protein MTRSSLHTSSRNAMAHAYERTATQGQHLAHAVQAAKIEVNDLNFFYGKFHALKNINLRIPEHKVTAFIGPSGCGKSTLLRTFNKMYALYPEQRAEGEILMDGENLLTSRRDISLLRARVGMVFQKPTPFPMSIYDNITFGVKMFEKLSRSEMDDRVEWALTKAALWNEVKDKLGQSGYGLSGGQQQRLCIARGIAVRPEVLLLDEPCSALDPISTGRIEELIAELKSDYTVVIVTHNMQQAARCSDYTAYMYLGELIEFGDTEKIFIKPAHKATEDYITGRFG, from the coding sequence ATGACGAGGTCTTCTCTTCACACCTCTTCCCGCAACGCGATGGCCCATGCGTATGAGCGCACCGCCACGCAGGGGCAGCACCTGGCGCACGCCGTGCAGGCGGCAAAGATCGAAGTCAACGATCTGAACTTCTTTTACGGCAAATTTCATGCGCTGAAAAACATCAACCTGCGGATTCCCGAGCACAAGGTCACGGCTTTCATTGGCCCTTCCGGCTGCGGTAAATCCACGCTGCTGCGCACCTTCAACAAAATGTATGCGCTGTATCCCGAGCAGCGTGCCGAAGGCGAGATCCTCATGGATGGCGAAAACCTGCTGACGTCACGGCGCGATATCTCGCTGCTGCGTGCACGCGTGGGCATGGTGTTTCAGAAGCCGACGCCGTTCCCGATGTCGATCTACGACAACATTACCTTCGGCGTGAAAATGTTCGAGAAGCTCTCGCGCTCCGAGATGGACGATCGTGTTGAATGGGCCTTGACCAAGGCGGCGTTGTGGAATGAGGTCAAGGACAAGCTGGGCCAAAGCGGCTACGGGCTCTCGGGCGGCCAGCAGCAGCGGCTGTGCATCGCGCGCGGCATTGCGGTGCGCCCGGAAGTGCTGTTGCTCGATGAGCCGTGTTCCGCGCTGGATCCGATTTCGACGGGCCGCATCGAGGAGCTGATTGCGGAGCTGAAAAGTGACTATACGGTGGTGATCGTCACGCACAACATGCAGCAGGCCGCGCGTTGCTCGGACTACACCGCCTACATGTATCTGGGCGAGCTGATCGAGTTCGGCGACACTGAAAAAATATTTATTAAACCCGCCCATAAAGCAACCGAAGACTACATCACCGGCCGTTTTGGCTGA
- the pstA gene encoding phosphate ABC transporter permease PstA encodes MTGMPASGTGAAFETMRVRLQRRRRITNAVALSLSLAAMVFGLVWLIWILFTTLRLGVGGLSLALFTESTPPPNTDGGGLANAIVGSLMMVGLATLTGTPVGVLAGVFLAEYGQKSPLASITRFVNDILLSAPSIIVGLFVYALVVTRMGHFSGWAGVIALALLQIPIVIRTTENMLKLVPHSLREAAFALGTPKWRMVLTITLKASLAGIVTGVLLGVARIAGETAPLLFTALSNQFFTWDMNQPVANLPVTIFKFALSPFAQWQSLAWAGVFLITLGVLGLNILARTIFSKR; translated from the coding sequence ATGACAGGCATGCCCGCCTCAGGCACGGGAGCCGCGTTTGAAACGATGCGTGTGCGTTTGCAACGCCGCCGCCGCATCACCAATGCCGTGGCGCTGTCGCTGTCGCTGGCGGCGATGGTGTTTGGCCTCGTGTGGCTGATCTGGATTTTGTTCACGACCTTGCGCCTCGGCGTGGGGGGCTTGTCCCTGGCGTTATTCACCGAATCGACGCCGCCGCCCAATACCGATGGCGGTGGGCTGGCCAATGCCATCGTCGGCAGTTTGATGATGGTGGGGCTGGCAACACTCACGGGTACGCCGGTCGGGGTGCTTGCGGGCGTGTTTCTGGCGGAGTATGGCCAGAAAAGCCCGCTGGCCAGCATCACGCGTTTCGTCAACGACATCCTGCTGTCCGCGCCGTCGATCATCGTCGGGCTGTTCGTGTATGCGCTGGTGGTGACCCGGATGGGGCATTTCAGCGGCTGGGCCGGAGTGATCGCGCTGGCGCTGCTGCAGATTCCCATCGTGATCCGCACCACCGAAAACATGCTTAAGCTGGTGCCTCATTCATTGCGCGAAGCCGCATTCGCGCTTGGCACGCCGAAGTGGCGGATGGTGCTGACAATCACGCTCAAGGCATCGCTGGCGGGCATCGTGACCGGCGTGCTGCTGGGCGTGGCGCGGATTGCGGGTGAGACCGCACCGCTGTTATTCACGGCGTTGTCGAACCAGTTCTTCACCTGGGACATGAACCAGCCGGTCGCCAATCTGCCGGTGACCATCTTCAAGTTTGCGCTGAGTCCATTTGCGCAATGGCAGTCGCTCGCGTGGGCCGGGGTGTTCCTGATCACGCTCGGCGTGCTGGGATTGAATATCCTCGCGCGCACGATCTTCTCAAAACGCTAA
- the pstC gene encoding phosphate ABC transporter permease PstC, producing MSDDRFAAPSPRAVSGPAGPSVQKAPGRFGDLIFAGLARGCAIITLLLLGGILVSLVHASLPSLRQFGWHFLWNADWDPPAEQFGALVPIYGTLVTSAIALVIAVPVSFGIALFLTELAPAWLRRPLGIAIELLAAIPSIVYGMWGLLVFAPIFALWFQKPLGQVLGGMPYVGALFRGAPIGIGILCAGVILAIMIIPYIAAVMRDVFEVTPVLLKESAYGVGCTTWEVMWKIVLPFTRTGVIGGIMLGLGRALGETMAVTFVIGNTNLLDNVSLFSPGNSITSALANEFAEASPGLHTAALMELGLILFVITFIVLAVSKLLLLRLERKEGVK from the coding sequence ATGTCCGATGATCGTTTTGCTGCGCCTTCACCGCGTGCTGTTTCCGGCCCGGCTGGGCCTTCCGTGCAAAAAGCGCCGGGCCGTTTCGGCGATCTGATTTTCGCCGGTCTCGCGCGTGGCTGCGCCATCATCACCTTGCTGCTGCTCGGCGGCATCCTGGTGTCGCTGGTGCATGCCTCGCTGCCGTCACTCAGGCAGTTTGGCTGGCATTTTCTGTGGAATGCCGATTGGGACCCGCCCGCTGAGCAGTTCGGTGCGCTCGTGCCGATCTACGGCACGCTCGTCACGTCGGCGATTGCCCTGGTGATCGCGGTGCCGGTCAGCTTCGGTATCGCGCTTTTTCTCACGGAACTGGCGCCTGCCTGGTTGCGCCGCCCGCTTGGCATCGCCATTGAACTGCTCGCGGCGATTCCATCGATTGTCTATGGCATGTGGGGGCTGCTGGTGTTCGCGCCCATCTTTGCGCTTTGGTTTCAAAAGCCGCTGGGCCAGGTGCTGGGCGGCATGCCTTATGTGGGTGCGCTGTTTCGCGGCGCACCGATTGGCATCGGCATCCTGTGCGCGGGCGTGATTCTGGCCATCATGATCATTCCGTACATCGCCGCGGTCATGCGCGACGTGTTCGAAGTCACGCCCGTGCTGCTGAAAGAGTCGGCGTATGGCGTGGGCTGCACCACCTGGGAAGTGATGTGGAAGATCGTCCTGCCCTTTACGCGCACCGGTGTCATCGGCGGCATCATGCTGGGCCTTGGCCGCGCGCTGGGCGAAACCATGGCGGTGACCTTCGTGATCGGCAATACCAATCTGCTGGACAACGTCTCGCTGTTTTCTCCGGGCAACAGCATTACTTCCGCGCTGGCCAATGAATTCGCCGAAGCCAGCCCTGGCTTGCATACCGCGGCGCTGATGGAGCTGGGCCTGATTCTTTTTGTGATCACCTTCATCGTGCTGGCGGTCTCGAAGCTGTTGCTCTTGCGTCTTGAGCGCAAAGAGGGGGTGAAATGA
- the pstS gene encoding phosphate ABC transporter substrate-binding protein PstS, whose product MKLMYTAFVGLASLGFALAAQAADITGAGSTFAAPIYTKWADAYQKSGGGKVNYQGIGSSGGVKQITAKTVDFAGSDAPLKDDALTKEGLFQFPTVVGGVVPVINVPGVKPGELTLSGEVLGNIYLGKITQWNDPAIVALNPKVKLPESAIAVVRRADGSGTSFIWTHYLSKVNPEWKAKVGEGSTVNWPTGTGGKGNDGVAAFVQRLPGAIGYVEWAYAKQNRLAYVGLKNAAGTRVEPKTETFKAAAAGADWSKSFYQILTNEPGKNAWPIVGATFVLLHTTQDKAAQGTETLKFFDWAFQHGAQAASDLDYITLPESVVAEIRTQWKAKIKDAAGKALVE is encoded by the coding sequence ATGAAACTGATGTACACCGCGTTCGTGGGTCTTGCTAGCCTGGGCTTCGCGCTGGCCGCGCAGGCTGCCGATATCACCGGTGCGGGCAGCACTTTCGCTGCCCCGATCTACACGAAATGGGCCGATGCCTACCAGAAATCCGGCGGTGGCAAGGTCAACTACCAGGGGATCGGCTCCTCGGGCGGGGTCAAGCAGATCACGGCGAAGACCGTCGATTTCGCCGGTTCGGACGCGCCGCTCAAGGACGATGCGCTCACTAAGGAAGGCCTGTTCCAGTTTCCGACCGTGGTTGGCGGCGTGGTGCCCGTGATCAACGTGCCAGGCGTCAAGCCTGGCGAGCTGACGCTTTCCGGTGAAGTACTCGGCAATATCTATCTGGGCAAGATCACCCAATGGAATGATCCCGCCATCGTCGCGCTTAATCCCAAAGTCAAGCTGCCTGAAAGCGCTATCGCCGTCGTGCGCCGGGCCGATGGGTCGGGCACGAGCTTTATCTGGACCCACTATCTGTCCAAGGTGAATCCCGAATGGAAAGCGAAGGTGGGTGAAGGTTCGACGGTGAACTGGCCGACAGGAACGGGAGGCAAGGGCAACGATGGCGTCGCGGCATTCGTGCAGCGCTTGCCGGGTGCGATTGGCTACGTCGAATGGGCCTATGCGAAGCAAAACCGCTTGGCTTATGTCGGGCTGAAGAACGCCGCAGGCACCCGGGTTGAGCCGAAAACCGAAACGTTCAAAGCCGCAGCGGCCGGGGCCGACTGGTCGAAGTCGTTCTACCAGATCCTGACCAACGAACCCGGCAAGAACGCCTGGCCTATCGTGGGTGCCACTTTCGTGCTGCTGCACACGACCCAGGACAAGGCGGCACAAGGCACCGAGACACTGAAGTTCTTTGACTGGGCGTTTCAGCATGGCGCACAGGCGGCCAGCGATCTCGACTACATCACGCTGCCGGAATCCGTCGTAGCCGAAATTCGCACGCAATGGAAAGCGAAGATCAAGGATGCGGCAGGCAAGGCGCTTGTCGAATAA